A DNA window from Oncorhynchus tshawytscha isolate Ot180627B linkage group LG13, Otsh_v2.0, whole genome shotgun sequence contains the following coding sequences:
- the dhx40 gene encoding probable ATP-dependent RNA helicase DHX40 isoform X1: MSKRTKWDTKGDLDESKNLPIYQHKATLQQAVKDNSFLVVTGETGSGKTTQLPQYLHQAGFWSNGKIGITQPRRVAAITVAQRVSQEMHCSLGREVGYQVRFDDCTTQDTVVKYMTDGCLLREILADPVLSQYSVVILDEAHERSLNTDILLGLLKQTLSSPDKASKGRSVPLKVVVMSATLETDKLSVFLGGCPVFTIPGRTFPVTSKFSCAIGPKDTESSVYIKEVVKVALDVHTSEMAGDILVFLTGQSEIEKACDMLYEKAESIDYRYDVQDHKVEGLLILPLYGSMPTDQQKQIFQPPPPGIRKCVVATNIAATSLTINGIKYIVDSGFVKQLNHNSRVGMDILEVVPISKSEALQRAGRAGRTSAGKCFRIYSPAFWEKCMPEYTVPEIQRTSLTAVILTLKCLGVHDVIRFPYLDRPEERFILEALKQLYQCDAIDRRGKVTRLGELMVEFPLPPGLTRALLQAASLGCEDLLLPVAAMLSVENIFIRPGHPEKQKEADKKHRQLGVQAGSCNDFTMLLSVFEKCKASDAPSAWCKDNYIHWRALKSAFSVETQLREILLRLQKKRDFPMEKFDGNKSELFRRCLCTGYFTNVARRSVGKVFCTMDGHGSMVHIHPSSTLFDQEAQLDWVIFHDLLVTSRIYIRTVCPIRYDWVKDLLPKLHEVDVYELSSVAREEVTDEEVAKWMTKETAKRQTEGSAEAVFKKLEKRNDESSVSDARARYLQRKQERQQGKAS; encoded by the exons ATGTCGAAAAGGACGAAGTGGGATACCAAGGGAGATTTAGACGAGTCAAAGAACCTGCCGATCTATCAACACAAGGCCACACTTCAGCAGGCTGTCAAAGATAATTCATTCTTGGTTGTCACTGGCGAGACTGGCAGTGGGAAAACGACTCAACTTCCCCAGTACTTGCATCAAGCAG GATTTTGGAGTAATGGCAAGATTGGCATCACCCAGCCTCGGAGAGTAGCAGCCATCACTGTAGCCCAGAGGGTATCacaggagatgcactgcagtctGGGTAGGGAGGTCGGATACCAAGTGCGCTTCGATGACTGCACGACACAG GACACGGTGGTGAAGTACATGACGGATGgctgtctgctgagagagatccTGGCAGACCCTGTTCTGTCTCAGTACAGTGTGGTAATTTTGGATGAAGCCCATGAGAGGAGCCTTAACACT GACATTTTGCTGGGTCTGTTGAAGCAGACCCTCTCCAGTCCAGATAAGGCCTCTAAGGGTCGCTCTGTCCCCCTGAAGGTGGTGGTAATGTCAGCCACACTGGAGACAGACAAGCTCTCTGTGTTCCTGGGAGGCTGTCCTGTCTTCACCATCCCTGGAAGAACCTTTCCCGTCACCTCCAAGTTTAGCTGTGCCATAGGACCAAAAGATACAGAGAGCTCTGTTTACATTAAAGAG GTTGTCAAGGTGGCATTGGATGTGCACACCAGTGAGATGGCTGGGGATATCCTTGTGTTTTTAACAG GACAGTCTGAGATTGAGAAGGCCTGTGACATGCTATATGAGAAGGCTGAATCCATAGACTACCGTTATGATGTGCAGGACCATAAAGTGGAGGGGCTGCTGATCCTGCCCCTGTACGGATCTATGCCCACTG ATCAGCAGAAGCAGATCTTCCAGCCTCCCCCTCCAGGTATAAGGAAATGTGTGGTGGCCACCAACATTGCAGCAACGTCCCTCACCATCAATGGAATAAA GTATATTGTTGACAGTGGGTTTGTGAAGCAACTCAACCACAACTCGCGGGTTGGTATGGACATCCTCGAAGTGGTTCCGATTTCAAA gAGCGAGGCCCTGCAGAGAGCGGGCCGGGCAGGGAGAACCTCCGCCGGGAAGTGCTTCCGGATCTACAGTCCGGCGTTCTGGGAGAAGTGCATGCCGGAGTACACAGTTCCAGAGATCCAGAGGACCAGTCTCACCGCTGTCATCCTCACACTCAAGTGCCTGGGAGTTCATGATGTCATCAG GTTCCCTTACCTGGACCGTCCAGAGGAGAGGTTCATCCTAGAAGCATTGAAACAGCTTTACCAATGTGACGCCATCGACAG GAGAGGTAAAGTGACCCGGCTTGGTGAGCTGATGGTAGAGTTCCCCCTGCCCCCAGGGCTGACCCGGGCCTTGCTTCAGGCTGCCTCCCTGGGCTGTGAGGACCTCCTGCTGCCTGTAGCTGCCATGCTGTCTGTGGAGAACATTTTCATCAGGCCAG GCCATCCAGAGAAGCAGAAGGAGGCAGATAAGAAGCACAGGCAGTTGGGTGTGCAGGCGGGCAGCTGTAATGACTTCACCATGCTGCTCAGTGTGTTTGAGAAGTGCAAGGCCAG TGATGCCCCTTCAGCATGGTGTAAAGACAACTATATACACTGGAGGGCGCTAAAGTCAGCCTTCAGTGTGGAAACCCAGCTCAGAGAGATCCTCCTAAGACTACAAAAG AAGAGAGATTTCCCTATGGAGAAGTTTGATGGAAATAAGAGTGAGCTGTTCAGGAGATGTCTATGCACTGGTTACTTCACCAATGTGGCAAGAAG GTCAGTTGGGAAGGTGTTTTGCACAATGGATGGGCATGGATCCATGGTTCACATTCATCCATCATCAACG CTCTTTGACCAGGAGGCCCAGCTGGACTGGGTGATCTTCCATGATTTGCTGGTCACTTCGCGGATTTACATCCGGACGGTGTGCCCCATCCGCTATGACTGGGTGAAGGACCTGCTTCCCAAGCTCCATGAGGTGGATGTGTACGAGCTGAGCAGCGTGGCCAGAGAGGAGGTGACGGACGAGGAGGTGGCCAAGTGGATGACCAAGGAAACAGCTAAAAGACAAACTG
- the dhx40 gene encoding probable ATP-dependent RNA helicase DHX40 isoform X2 yields the protein MSKRTKWDTKGDLDESKNLPIYQHKATLQQAVKDNSFLVVTGETGSGKTTQLPQYLHQAGFWSNGKIGITQPRRVAAITVAQRVSQEMHCSLGREVGYQVRFDDCTTQDTVVKYMTDGCLLREILADPVLSQYSVDILLGLLKQTLSSPDKASKGRSVPLKVVVMSATLETDKLSVFLGGCPVFTIPGRTFPVTSKFSCAIGPKDTESSVYIKEVVKVALDVHTSEMAGDILVFLTGQSEIEKACDMLYEKAESIDYRYDVQDHKVEGLLILPLYGSMPTDQQKQIFQPPPPGIRKCVVATNIAATSLTINGIKYIVDSGFVKQLNHNSRVGMDILEVVPISKSEALQRAGRAGRTSAGKCFRIYSPAFWEKCMPEYTVPEIQRTSLTAVILTLKCLGVHDVIRFPYLDRPEERFILEALKQLYQCDAIDRRGKVTRLGELMVEFPLPPGLTRALLQAASLGCEDLLLPVAAMLSVENIFIRPGHPEKQKEADKKHRQLGVQAGSCNDFTMLLSVFEKCKASDAPSAWCKDNYIHWRALKSAFSVETQLREILLRLQKKRDFPMEKFDGNKSELFRRCLCTGYFTNVARRSVGKVFCTMDGHGSMVHIHPSSTLFDQEAQLDWVIFHDLLVTSRIYIRTVCPIRYDWVKDLLPKLHEVDVYELSSVAREEVTDEEVAKWMTKETAKRQTEGSAEAVFKKLEKRNDESSVSDARARYLQRKQERQQGKAS from the exons ATGTCGAAAAGGACGAAGTGGGATACCAAGGGAGATTTAGACGAGTCAAAGAACCTGCCGATCTATCAACACAAGGCCACACTTCAGCAGGCTGTCAAAGATAATTCATTCTTGGTTGTCACTGGCGAGACTGGCAGTGGGAAAACGACTCAACTTCCCCAGTACTTGCATCAAGCAG GATTTTGGAGTAATGGCAAGATTGGCATCACCCAGCCTCGGAGAGTAGCAGCCATCACTGTAGCCCAGAGGGTATCacaggagatgcactgcagtctGGGTAGGGAGGTCGGATACCAAGTGCGCTTCGATGACTGCACGACACAG GACACGGTGGTGAAGTACATGACGGATGgctgtctgctgagagagatccTGGCAGACCCTGTTCTGTCTCAGTACAGTGTG GACATTTTGCTGGGTCTGTTGAAGCAGACCCTCTCCAGTCCAGATAAGGCCTCTAAGGGTCGCTCTGTCCCCCTGAAGGTGGTGGTAATGTCAGCCACACTGGAGACAGACAAGCTCTCTGTGTTCCTGGGAGGCTGTCCTGTCTTCACCATCCCTGGAAGAACCTTTCCCGTCACCTCCAAGTTTAGCTGTGCCATAGGACCAAAAGATACAGAGAGCTCTGTTTACATTAAAGAG GTTGTCAAGGTGGCATTGGATGTGCACACCAGTGAGATGGCTGGGGATATCCTTGTGTTTTTAACAG GACAGTCTGAGATTGAGAAGGCCTGTGACATGCTATATGAGAAGGCTGAATCCATAGACTACCGTTATGATGTGCAGGACCATAAAGTGGAGGGGCTGCTGATCCTGCCCCTGTACGGATCTATGCCCACTG ATCAGCAGAAGCAGATCTTCCAGCCTCCCCCTCCAGGTATAAGGAAATGTGTGGTGGCCACCAACATTGCAGCAACGTCCCTCACCATCAATGGAATAAA GTATATTGTTGACAGTGGGTTTGTGAAGCAACTCAACCACAACTCGCGGGTTGGTATGGACATCCTCGAAGTGGTTCCGATTTCAAA gAGCGAGGCCCTGCAGAGAGCGGGCCGGGCAGGGAGAACCTCCGCCGGGAAGTGCTTCCGGATCTACAGTCCGGCGTTCTGGGAGAAGTGCATGCCGGAGTACACAGTTCCAGAGATCCAGAGGACCAGTCTCACCGCTGTCATCCTCACACTCAAGTGCCTGGGAGTTCATGATGTCATCAG GTTCCCTTACCTGGACCGTCCAGAGGAGAGGTTCATCCTAGAAGCATTGAAACAGCTTTACCAATGTGACGCCATCGACAG GAGAGGTAAAGTGACCCGGCTTGGTGAGCTGATGGTAGAGTTCCCCCTGCCCCCAGGGCTGACCCGGGCCTTGCTTCAGGCTGCCTCCCTGGGCTGTGAGGACCTCCTGCTGCCTGTAGCTGCCATGCTGTCTGTGGAGAACATTTTCATCAGGCCAG GCCATCCAGAGAAGCAGAAGGAGGCAGATAAGAAGCACAGGCAGTTGGGTGTGCAGGCGGGCAGCTGTAATGACTTCACCATGCTGCTCAGTGTGTTTGAGAAGTGCAAGGCCAG TGATGCCCCTTCAGCATGGTGTAAAGACAACTATATACACTGGAGGGCGCTAAAGTCAGCCTTCAGTGTGGAAACCCAGCTCAGAGAGATCCTCCTAAGACTACAAAAG AAGAGAGATTTCCCTATGGAGAAGTTTGATGGAAATAAGAGTGAGCTGTTCAGGAGATGTCTATGCACTGGTTACTTCACCAATGTGGCAAGAAG GTCAGTTGGGAAGGTGTTTTGCACAATGGATGGGCATGGATCCATGGTTCACATTCATCCATCATCAACG CTCTTTGACCAGGAGGCCCAGCTGGACTGGGTGATCTTCCATGATTTGCTGGTCACTTCGCGGATTTACATCCGGACGGTGTGCCCCATCCGCTATGACTGGGTGAAGGACCTGCTTCCCAAGCTCCATGAGGTGGATGTGTACGAGCTGAGCAGCGTGGCCAGAGAGGAGGTGACGGACGAGGAGGTGGCCAAGTGGATGACCAAGGAAACAGCTAAAAGACAAACTG